A single region of the Lysinibacillus sp. B2A1 genome encodes:
- a CDS encoding ABC transporter permease: MTLFSLARKNIQRNLSNYFLYIASMVFSIVIYFTFVTLKYNDDLSALKQSSQQIKGLMSASSVVLLFFIVIFMAYSNSFFMKKRKKEVALYSLLGVRKQKIGLMLFFENLVIGLVSLVLGIVLGFFMSQGLLMILVRLMGYEVVGSLTFSVEALINTTGIFTLLFLFTSLQGYRVIYQFKLIDLFHAEKQGEQIPRASLVAALLGTALIAFGYYTAASDMFTSEIWRFFTVLGTPLMVIGVTIAGTYLLFHSVSVFVLTALKRATSWSWKGLNIIGVSQLLYRIRANAKSLSIIAILSATTITAGGGVFGMYYNAEATVRQMLPNTFMWKGDSVELTQKDVLYNESLAVKNLRVDNELSFFEYTLLKESDYNRLAKFQGKDQELHIADGSTVLLDAAYDERFSHDFTGEDFKLQNGDSFHVDKMYTESVLNFIAAGTVLVVNDQEFAETNAEEVKMQVVGLDNDLKQQTISQDIFKQLSKEQQESFSSVPQSYEDSLATVGALLFVGSFLGLVFLAATGSIIYFKILTEAEEDQAKYAILNKIGVNSKQILKTVAGQVAVIFSAPLIVGIVHSAFALLAFSQLFGMNITKPVILWMVAYSAIYFIYYIFTVRAFYKIVRQGN; the protein is encoded by the coding sequence ATGACGTTATTTAGCTTAGCACGTAAAAATATTCAGCGTAATTTGTCGAATTACTTTTTATATATTGCCTCAATGGTATTTAGTATTGTTATTTACTTTACGTTTGTGACGCTAAAATATAATGATGATCTATCAGCCTTAAAACAATCCTCTCAGCAAATTAAAGGATTGATGAGTGCGTCGTCGGTTGTACTATTGTTCTTTATTGTCATCTTTATGGCATATTCTAATTCATTTTTCATGAAGAAACGGAAAAAGGAAGTAGCGCTCTATTCATTATTAGGTGTACGTAAGCAAAAGATCGGTCTCATGCTTTTTTTCGAGAATTTAGTCATAGGACTAGTCTCTCTAGTACTTGGTATTGTTCTAGGATTCTTTATGTCACAGGGGCTATTAATGATATTAGTACGGTTAATGGGCTATGAGGTTGTTGGAAGCCTAACTTTTTCAGTGGAAGCACTAATTAATACAACTGGTATTTTTACACTATTGTTTTTATTCACATCCTTACAAGGCTATCGTGTTATTTATCAATTTAAGTTAATTGATTTATTTCATGCAGAAAAACAGGGTGAGCAAATTCCACGTGCATCTTTAGTAGCTGCTTTACTTGGGACAGCACTCATTGCATTTGGTTATTATACAGCTGCCTCTGATATGTTTACCAGTGAAATTTGGCGATTCTTCACTGTTTTAGGTACGCCGCTAATGGTAATAGGAGTAACCATTGCAGGGACTTATCTTCTATTCCATAGTGTTAGTGTTTTTGTGTTAACAGCATTGAAACGAGCAACGTCTTGGTCTTGGAAGGGCTTAAATATAATAGGTGTCTCACAGTTATTGTATCGCATCCGAGCAAATGCGAAATCGTTGTCGATCATTGCGATTTTAAGTGCAACAACGATTACTGCTGGCGGTGGTGTCTTCGGTATGTATTACAATGCAGAAGCAACTGTACGACAGATGCTGCCAAATACATTTATGTGGAAGGGCGATTCAGTAGAACTTACTCAGAAAGACGTTTTATATAATGAATCACTAGCTGTGAAAAATTTACGTGTCGATAATGAATTGTCGTTTTTTGAATATACATTACTGAAGGAATCGGATTATAATCGTTTAGCGAAATTCCAAGGTAAGGATCAAGAACTGCACATTGCAGATGGATCAACCGTATTACTTGATGCAGCCTACGATGAACGATTTTCACATGATTTTACTGGTGAAGACTTTAAGCTACAAAACGGAGATTCCTTCCACGTAGATAAAATGTACACAGAAAGCGTACTAAACTTTATAGCAGCTGGAACAGTACTTGTTGTAAATGATCAAGAGTTCGCTGAAACTAATGCGGAAGAGGTAAAGATGCAGGTTGTTGGATTGGACAATGATTTAAAGCAGCAGACCATCTCACAAGATATTTTTAAACAATTGTCCAAAGAACAACAAGAATCCTTCTCTAGTGTTCCACAAAGCTATGAGGATAGTTTAGCGACAGTTGGTGCACTATTGTTTGTTGGCAGCTTCCTAGGTTTAGTTTTCCTAGCGGCAACAGGTAGTATTATTTACTTCAAAATTTTAACAGAAGCAGAGGAAGATCAGGCGAAATATGCCATTTTAAATAAAATAGGTGTGAATAGTAAGCAAATCTTAAAAACAGTGGCTGGACAGGTGGCTGTTATCTTTAGCGCACCACTTATCGTGGGTATTGTGCATAGTGCATTTGCGTTACTAGCATTTTCACAGTTGTTTGGTATGAATATTACGAAGCCAGTAATACTGTGGATGGTTGCGTACTCAGCTATTTACTTTATTTATTATATTTTTACCGTACGTGCATTTTATAAAATTGTAAGACAGGGGAATTAA
- a CDS encoding HPP family protein gives MADFVRLQEKREKTNSIKAYINKMKGGGHAPSRTNFADAITGAVGGLICIFVLLWLTNYTGTPWLMASLGGSCVLVFVVWNAPLSQPRNIIGGHFISAFIGLSIYSLLGTSIISISIGVGLTIFIMAITGIIHPPAGANPIIIILGGYGWSYLVMPVLIGALIIVFFGIVINNLRETRQYPSFW, from the coding sequence ATGGCAGATTTTGTGCGTTTACAAGAAAAAAGAGAAAAAACAAATAGTATTAAAGCATATATCAATAAAATGAAAGGAGGAGGACATGCACCTTCGAGAACAAATTTTGCTGACGCGATTACAGGTGCGGTCGGAGGATTAATATGTATTTTTGTACTACTGTGGCTGACTAATTACACAGGGACACCTTGGCTAATGGCCTCACTTGGAGGAAGCTGTGTCCTCGTATTTGTCGTTTGGAATGCACCATTGTCTCAGCCGCGAAATATTATTGGAGGGCATTTTATTTCTGCCTTTATCGGCTTATCTATATATTCCCTTCTAGGTACAAGTATTATTTCCATTAGCATAGGTGTAGGATTAACGATTTTCATAATGGCGATTACAGGAATTATTCATCCACCCGCAGGAGCTAACCCAATTATTATCATCTTAGGAGGATATGGATGGAGCTATTTGGTGATGCCTGTACTAATAGGTGCATTGATTATTGTCTTTTTTGGTATAGTGATTAATAATTTACGAGAAACACGACAATATCCTTCATTCTGGTAA
- a CDS encoding glutathione peroxidase: MSIYDINVTLEDGTVYNLERYKGKPMLIVNTASKCGFTPQFEELEGLYEKYQEEGLVVLGFPSNQFKQELATAEEAASQCRLTYGVTFPMHEIVKVNGKEAHPIFDYLTSHSKGFLGNSIKWNFTKFLVNRNGEVVGRYASADKPHSFEDDIKKILE, encoded by the coding sequence ATGAGCATTTATGATATTAACGTAACTTTAGAGGATGGTACTGTCTATAACCTAGAACGATATAAGGGAAAGCCTATGCTAATTGTCAATACAGCCTCAAAATGTGGCTTTACACCACAGTTTGAGGAATTAGAAGGTCTCTATGAGAAATATCAGGAGGAAGGTCTTGTTGTCCTCGGATTCCCATCAAATCAGTTTAAGCAAGAGCTTGCAACTGCGGAAGAAGCTGCATCACAATGTCGACTGACATATGGAGTGACGTTTCCAATGCATGAAATTGTCAAGGTGAATGGTAAGGAAGCGCATCCTATTTTTGATTATCTCACTTCTCACTCCAAAGGGTTTTTAGGCAACAGCATTAAGTGGAACTTTACAAAATTCCTTGTGAATCGTAATGGTGAGGTTGTTGGTCGTTACGCATCAGCAGATAAGCCACATAGCTTTGAGGATGATATTAAAAAAATCTTAGAATAA
- a CDS encoding two-component sensor histidine kinase, whose translation MRWKLTARFLLSVLSIVIIVIFVNTAILIGLLIYRLANENDSFVPSTEESFVRDFQKYIDISNEKPSISKEGLEHLHQRNAWIQLLDVNGQVINSQFAPEKALSHYAPIDLIQVYKYKEFDADTTVYVGSKDDVNYLIGIKGSGVTRLVMHLSGTSFLQFIGKFGLFIVIADLLVATLVGWLFGRTLTKPLYALIERIRHLKNHEHQTDKMPSGVYKPVFENLNEVSRELAAHEQERKRLELMREEWISNVSHDMKTPLASIRGYAELLDDEALAPQEQAEYAQIIEKQSLHMQDLLDDLNLTMRLRHQQLPLTLREVDMVSFIREIVIDTLNTPQYELANIEFEAISKNSQQQIDEHFMRRAIMNFLHNALLHNGPDVTVHVSVDENTITISDNGKGIAAADLEHIFERYYRGTNTEQTTGTGLGTAIARDIIEAHGGTVTITSDEGKCTTVTIYLKKEQS comes from the coding sequence ATGAGGTGGAAATTAACAGCACGCTTTCTCCTTTCTGTACTTTCTATTGTCATCATCGTTATTTTTGTCAATACTGCTATTCTTATCGGCCTCCTTATTTATCGGCTAGCGAATGAAAATGATAGCTTTGTTCCATCTACAGAAGAAAGTTTTGTACGTGATTTCCAAAAATATATTGATATAAGTAATGAAAAGCCTTCAATAAGTAAAGAAGGACTTGAACACTTGCATCAGCGAAATGCTTGGATTCAGTTACTTGATGTGAATGGTCAAGTTATCAATTCCCAATTCGCACCAGAGAAAGCTCTTTCACACTATGCACCTATAGATTTAATTCAAGTATATAAATATAAGGAATTTGATGCTGATACTACAGTTTATGTTGGCAGTAAGGATGATGTAAATTATCTTATTGGAATCAAGGGTAGTGGTGTGACAAGACTCGTTATGCATCTTTCTGGCACTTCATTTTTACAGTTTATTGGCAAATTCGGGTTGTTTATTGTTATTGCCGATTTATTAGTAGCTACATTGGTGGGCTGGCTTTTTGGTCGTACATTAACTAAGCCACTATATGCACTGATAGAGCGTATACGTCATTTAAAAAATCATGAGCATCAAACTGATAAAATGCCTAGTGGTGTGTATAAACCCGTTTTTGAAAATTTAAATGAGGTATCCAGAGAATTAGCTGCACACGAGCAGGAACGCAAACGACTAGAATTGATGCGTGAAGAATGGATTAGTAATGTCTCACACGATATGAAAACGCCCCTTGCCTCTATTCGTGGTTATGCAGAGTTATTAGATGATGAAGCACTAGCTCCTCAAGAGCAAGCTGAATATGCACAAATTATTGAAAAACAATCATTGCATATGCAAGATTTGCTAGATGATTTAAATTTAACGATGCGCTTAAGACATCAGCAGCTTCCGCTCACACTAAGAGAAGTCGACATGGTGTCGTTTATTCGTGAGATTGTAATTGATACATTAAATACACCACAATATGAACTTGCCAATATTGAGTTTGAGGCAATCTCAAAAAACAGCCAGCAGCAAATTGATGAGCATTTTATGCGCAGAGCTATCATGAACTTTTTACACAATGCTCTACTTCATAATGGTCCAGATGTAACTGTTCATGTGTCTGTGGATGAGAATACTATTACGATTTCTGATAATGGCAAAGGGATAGCAGCAGCAGATTTAGAGCATATTTTTGAACGCTACTATCGGGGTACAAATACAGAACAAACAACTGGCACTGGTTTAGGCACAGCTATTGCTAGGGATATTATCGAGGCCCATGGCGGAACTGTTACCATAACCTCTGATGAAGGAAAATGTACAACCGTTACTATCTATCTGAAAAAGGAGCAGTCCTAG
- a CDS encoding bacitracin ABC transporter ATP-binding protein has protein sequence MTPLLKVQNVEKTYGKGANTFTALSNISFEVEKGEFVGVMGPSGAGKSTLLNVLATIDTPTTGEIIIGDTNLARMKDAELADFRRDNLGFIFQDYNLLDSLTVRENIVLPLAIAKMPTKAINARVDRIASLFGISDLLDKYPYQISGGQKQRTASSRALVTEPKLIFADEPTGALDSKSATDLLESLGDLNQSQAATIMMVTHDAFAASFCQRILFIQDGQLSKEIHRGTLTRKQFFQEILQVLSSIGGGVNDVI, from the coding sequence ATGACGCCATTATTAAAGGTACAAAACGTTGAAAAAACTTACGGCAAAGGCGCAAATACTTTTACAGCGCTGTCAAATATATCATTTGAAGTAGAAAAAGGAGAGTTTGTTGGTGTAATGGGTCCTTCAGGGGCTGGGAAATCTACGCTTCTCAATGTATTAGCAACAATAGATACGCCAACGACTGGTGAAATTATAATTGGTGATACCAACCTAGCACGTATGAAGGATGCGGAGTTAGCAGATTTTCGTCGTGATAATTTAGGGTTTATTTTCCAAGATTATAACTTGCTTGATTCTTTAACGGTTCGAGAAAATATTGTTTTGCCATTGGCTATTGCAAAGATGCCAACAAAGGCTATTAACGCAAGGGTTGATCGCATTGCCTCTTTGTTTGGCATTAGTGATTTACTAGATAAGTATCCTTATCAAATTTCTGGGGGACAAAAGCAGCGTACAGCATCTTCACGAGCGTTAGTGACAGAGCCAAAATTAATCTTTGCCGATGAGCCTACAGGTGCACTAGATTCAAAGTCAGCAACAGATTTACTCGAAAGTCTAGGTGATTTAAATCAATCCCAAGCAGCTACCATTATGATGGTTACCCATGACGCCTTTGCAGCTAGCTTCTGTCAGCGCATATTATTTATTCAGGACGGGCAGCTATCTAAAGAAATTCATCGTGGGACTCTCACAAGGAAGCAATTTTTCCAAGAGATCTTACAGGTGCTGTCTAGCATCGGGGGTGGAGTAAATGACGTTATTTAG
- a CDS encoding carnitine dehydratase, whose translation MGILKGLKILDFSALLPGPMATMIFADLGAEVIHVESSKRVDLTRIMPPYDENQEAYIHQHLNRSKKSLTLNLKSPEAVEIVKSLVKEYDVIIEGFRPGVMQRLGIGYETLKEINPKVIYCAITGYGQTGPYSNRPGHDNNYLSLAGLLDYSRHKDKKPVSMGIQLADIAGGTMHAAIGVLAAALHREKTGEGQYIDISMTDAVFSLNAMYGAAYIGGGRVPQPEQEILNGGSYYDFYKTKDGRFFSVGSLEPQFRKLLCEALDIPELIDNTFNDSYYTQIRFKEAVHDAFLSKTYNEWLEVFNADFEGCVEPVLTFPEACEHPQLKARGMIVDIPKSDGTTQQQIASAFKFDGAQPEYKHVGAKLGEHNEEVLSALGFSVEEIADLKDKGVLE comes from the coding sequence TTGGGTATTTTAAAGGGGTTAAAAATTCTCGATTTTTCTGCATTACTACCAGGGCCAATGGCGACAATGATATTTGCTGATTTAGGTGCGGAGGTTATTCACGTGGAATCTTCGAAACGTGTGGATTTAACACGAATCATGCCTCCTTATGATGAAAATCAAGAGGCATATATACACCAACATTTAAATCGTTCTAAAAAGTCATTAACGTTAAATTTAAAATCGCCAGAGGCTGTGGAAATCGTCAAGTCACTCGTTAAAGAGTACGATGTTATTATTGAAGGTTTTCGCCCTGGTGTTATGCAACGACTTGGCATTGGCTATGAGACACTTAAGGAAATAAATCCAAAGGTTATTTATTGTGCAATTACAGGTTATGGTCAAACGGGACCCTATAGCAATCGTCCAGGACATGACAATAACTATCTATCATTAGCTGGTTTACTGGATTACTCTCGCCATAAAGATAAAAAACCCGTTTCAATGGGAATTCAGCTAGCTGATATTGCAGGTGGCACCATGCATGCTGCAATAGGTGTACTAGCAGCTGCATTACATCGTGAAAAAACAGGAGAAGGGCAATATATCGATATTAGTATGACAGATGCTGTATTTTCACTTAATGCTATGTATGGAGCTGCATACATTGGAGGTGGACGAGTGCCTCAGCCAGAGCAGGAAATTTTAAATGGTGGCAGCTACTATGATTTTTACAAAACAAAAGATGGCAGATTTTTCTCAGTAGGGAGTCTGGAGCCTCAATTCCGCAAGCTGCTATGTGAAGCACTTGATATTCCTGAGCTTATTGATAATACTTTTAATGATTCATACTATACACAAATTCGTTTTAAAGAGGCAGTTCATGATGCTTTTTTATCAAAAACCTATAATGAATGGCTAGAAGTGTTCAACGCGGACTTCGAGGGATGTGTGGAACCCGTTTTAACTTTTCCTGAAGCGTGCGAGCACCCACAACTGAAAGCTCGCGGCATGATTGTTGATATTCCCAAAAGCGATGGTACGACGCAACAACAAATTGCATCTGCCTTTAAATTTGACGGAGCCCAACCTGAATATAAGCATGTAGGTGCCAAGCTTGGAGAGCATAATGAGGAAGTGTTATCTGCTCTTGGCTTTAGTGTAGAAGAAATTGCTGATTTAAAAGACAAGGGTGTTTTAGAATAA
- a CDS encoding CoA-disulfide reductase encodes MKYVIIGGDAAGMSAAMEIYRNVPGAEITSLERGFIYSYGQCGLPYVVDGRISSTKRLIARDVETFRDKYGIDARVGHEVNGIDIDKQLVFGTQASGEAFELPYDKLLIATGANPTMPVKKGVHLAGIHTVKTIPQLEDLLADLTPDIETVTIIGGGYIGLEMAETIHACGKKVRLIQRSSYVARILDEEFAQHVHDEAKKNDIDLLLNTNVEAFEGQDRVERVLTDKGSFQTDLVIMAAGIKPNTQFLEGTGIAMLKNGAIIVNRHLETSIENIYAAGDCATHFNIVKERLDYIPLGTTANKQGRLAGLNMSGKFAPFRGIVGTSILKFFNLTIATTGINEQKAKELGFDYEAFKLSARHIAGYYPGAQRMYIKIVVRKRDQLLLGAQIVGPSGVDKRIDVFATALYSKMTLPDLLDLDLAYAPPFNGVWDPLQQIARKNGRL; translated from the coding sequence ATGAAATACGTAATCATCGGGGGAGATGCTGCCGGAATGTCAGCAGCAATGGAGATATATCGAAATGTACCAGGCGCAGAGATAACATCCTTAGAGCGTGGGTTTATTTATTCATATGGGCAATGTGGATTGCCTTATGTAGTAGATGGACGTATTTCATCGACAAAGCGGCTTATTGCAAGAGATGTAGAAACATTTCGTGATAAGTATGGCATTGATGCACGAGTAGGTCATGAAGTAAATGGAATAGACATAGACAAGCAGCTAGTTTTTGGTACACAGGCATCTGGGGAAGCCTTTGAACTTCCCTATGATAAACTTCTTATCGCAACAGGTGCAAATCCAACTATGCCAGTGAAAAAAGGTGTGCATTTAGCAGGTATACACACGGTGAAAACAATTCCTCAGCTAGAGGATTTACTAGCTGATTTAACACCAGATATAGAAACTGTTACCATTATAGGTGGTGGCTATATTGGTCTAGAAATGGCTGAAACCATTCATGCATGTGGTAAAAAGGTAAGATTAATTCAACGAAGCAGCTATGTTGCTAGAATTTTAGATGAAGAATTTGCCCAGCATGTTCATGATGAGGCAAAAAAGAATGATATTGACCTGTTGCTAAATACCAATGTAGAGGCGTTTGAAGGTCAGGACCGTGTAGAACGAGTGTTGACGGATAAAGGTTCCTTCCAAACGGATTTAGTGATTATGGCTGCAGGGATTAAGCCGAATACACAATTTTTAGAGGGAACAGGTATTGCAATGTTGAAAAATGGTGCAATCATTGTTAATCGCCATTTAGAGACTTCTATCGAAAATATTTACGCTGCTGGTGATTGTGCTACGCATTTCAATATTGTCAAGGAACGCTTAGATTATATACCGCTGGGAACCACTGCTAATAAGCAGGGGCGGCTGGCTGGACTCAATATGTCAGGTAAATTTGCACCGTTTCGAGGCATAGTGGGTACTTCTATTTTAAAATTTTTCAATTTAACAATTGCTACAACGGGTATTAATGAGCAGAAGGCAAAAGAGCTAGGATTTGACTATGAGGCTTTTAAATTATCGGCTCGCCATATTGCAGGTTATTATCCCGGTGCACAACGAATGTATATAAAAATTGTTGTGAGAAAGCGAGATCAACTGTTGTTAGGTGCTCAAATTGTAGGACCTTCTGGTGTTGATAAGCGTATTGATGTTTTTGCAACAGCATTATACAGTAAAATGACACTACCCGATTTATTAGATTTAGATTTAGCCTATGCACCACCATTCAACGGTGTTTGGGACCCATTGCAGCAGATTGCAAGAAAGAATGGACGTTTGTAA
- a CDS encoding DNA-binding response regulator has protein sequence MQEPTILVVDDEADLANLLKVSLQKEGYKQIYTAGTIQEAWTSFQQTQPNIVLLDVMLPDGEGYDLCRRIREVSHVPVLFMSAKNEEIDKILGLAIGGDDYITKPFSPKEVAYRVKAQLRRAGYQTQETTPSIVEKALQVGPFQLNADETEVQKDGVLLELTAKEIGLMACFMHNPNRILSKETLFERVWGEDFFGSDNTVMVHIRRLREKIEQDASKPMFITTVKGLGYKFVLPKEAQG, from the coding sequence ATGCAAGAACCAACTATTTTAGTAGTGGATGATGAGGCTGATTTAGCCAATTTGCTAAAAGTCAGTCTGCAAAAAGAGGGCTATAAGCAAATTTATACCGCAGGCACTATTCAGGAAGCATGGACGAGCTTTCAGCAAACACAACCAAATATTGTGCTACTCGATGTGATGCTTCCAGATGGTGAGGGCTATGATTTATGTAGACGAATTCGAGAAGTATCGCATGTCCCAGTCCTTTTTATGTCAGCGAAAAATGAGGAAATTGATAAAATTTTAGGGCTGGCCATTGGGGGCGATGATTATATTACAAAGCCCTTTAGTCCAAAGGAGGTTGCCTATCGCGTTAAGGCACAATTACGTAGAGCTGGCTACCAAACACAGGAGACAACACCGAGTATTGTTGAAAAAGCATTACAGGTTGGACCATTCCAGCTAAATGCTGATGAAACTGAAGTACAGAAGGATGGGGTTTTATTGGAGTTAACGGCTAAGGAAATTGGTTTAATGGCATGCTTTATGCACAATCCTAATCGTATTTTAAGTAAAGAGACTCTTTTTGAGCGTGTGTGGGGAGAGGATTTTTTTGGTTCTGATAATACTGTCATGGTGCATATTCGACGTCTGCGCGAAAAAATTGAGCAAGATGCCTCTAAACCTATGTTTATCACCACTGTTAAGGGGCTTGGCTATAAATTCGTTCTACCAAAAGAGGCACAAGGATGA
- a CDS encoding acetamidase, giving the protein MTNELHVLEKEVGIENESFEQPPQAVETLFVNEFIDGILDPSQKMLGPVKDGGTIIANTTPGCWGPMLTPTIRGGHEVTKPVFVEGAEVGDAIVIKIKSIQVTSLATASGHDEVINDRFIGDPFVSVKCPGCGKLHPSTIVKGIGQHAIRCSTCNTETAPFKMTNGYTMAFDHKGNVGVTVGREGARRIALDAKNYMRTPENSIQNPVVALAPSDLIGVMARMRPFLGQLGTTPSKAMPDSHNAGDFGSFLIGAPHEYAFTQEELDKHRTDGHMDISRVREGATIICPVKVPGGGVYIGDMHAMQGDGEIAGHTTDVAGIVQLQVSVLKKVALEGPILLPNTEDLPYTAKPFTKEEKRRARELAEEFGVKQVEEAFPVAVIGSGTSLNEATNNALSRAAKLFEMSEPEVMNRATITGSIEIGRHPGVVTATFQVPKTVLKKARIYKPVKKQYD; this is encoded by the coding sequence ATGACAAACGAATTGCATGTGCTAGAAAAAGAGGTAGGAATAGAAAATGAAAGTTTCGAACAGCCGCCGCAAGCCGTCGAAACATTATTCGTAAATGAGTTTATAGATGGTATTTTAGACCCTTCCCAGAAAATGCTTGGACCTGTTAAAGATGGTGGAACGATTATTGCTAATACAACACCAGGTTGCTGGGGACCCATGCTGACACCTACAATTCGTGGCGGACATGAAGTGACAAAACCAGTATTTGTAGAAGGAGCAGAGGTAGGAGATGCCATTGTCATTAAAATTAAATCCATTCAGGTGACTTCATTGGCAACGGCATCTGGACATGATGAGGTTATTAATGATCGATTTATTGGTGACCCATTCGTCTCTGTAAAATGTCCAGGCTGCGGTAAACTTCATCCAAGCACTATCGTTAAGGGAATCGGTCAGCATGCCATACGCTGTTCCACATGTAATACAGAAACGGCCCCTTTTAAAATGACCAATGGCTACACGATGGCATTTGATCATAAGGGGAATGTTGGTGTTACTGTTGGTCGAGAAGGAGCACGTCGTATTGCACTGGATGCGAAAAATTATATGCGTACACCTGAAAATTCTATACAAAATCCGGTAGTAGCATTAGCTCCGAGTGATTTAATCGGGGTGATGGCTAGAATGCGTCCATTTTTAGGACAACTAGGTACGACGCCATCAAAGGCTATGCCAGACTCTCATAATGCAGGTGACTTTGGTTCATTTTTAATTGGAGCACCACATGAATATGCCTTTACACAAGAGGAATTGGATAAACATCGTACAGATGGACATATGGATATAAGCCGTGTTCGTGAGGGAGCAACCATTATTTGTCCAGTTAAGGTTCCTGGAGGTGGTGTTTATATTGGTGATATGCATGCCATGCAAGGTGATGGTGAAATTGCAGGACATACAACAGATGTTGCTGGCATTGTTCAACTTCAGGTTAGTGTATTGAAAAAAGTGGCATTGGAAGGTCCAATTTTATTGCCAAATACTGAAGATCTACCTTATACAGCAAAACCTTTTACAAAGGAAGAAAAACGCCGTGCTCGTGAGCTTGCGGAGGAATTTGGCGTTAAACAGGTGGAGGAAGCATTCCCTGTAGCAGTTATTGGGTCTGGAACATCATTAAATGAGGCAACAAATAATGCCTTAAGTCGTGCAGCAAAGCTGTTTGAGATGAGTGAGCCAGAGGTAATGAACAGAGCAACCATTACAGGCTCCATCGAAATTGGTCGTCATCCGGGAGTTGTAACAGCAACCTTCCAGGTACCAAAAACTGTACTGAAAAAAGCACGAATTTATAAACCAGTGAAGAAACAATATGATTGA
- a CDS encoding RNA polymerase subunit sigma-70, translating into MRCTAKNFISRLQNKKEDALDYVIEHYSSFVNAIAYKILSDINKDAIEECVNDVFLAIWQNAKQFEGQPEDFKKWIGMLTKYKAIDIFRRLEKQQAREKGDEELSRKPDIKETEQEFLKKEQRNDLLFAISCLESVDRDIFMMKYFLQLTNTEIAETLHLSKAAVENRLYRGKKKLATSIKLREVFI; encoded by the coding sequence ATGAGGTGCACTGCTAAAAATTTCATTAGCCGTTTACAAAATAAAAAAGAAGATGCACTTGATTATGTGATAGAGCATTATTCTAGTTTCGTGAATGCAATAGCTTATAAAATTCTTTCAGACATCAATAAAGATGCTATTGAAGAATGTGTGAATGATGTGTTTTTAGCTATTTGGCAAAATGCTAAACAATTTGAAGGTCAGCCTGAAGATTTTAAAAAATGGATAGGTATGCTAACAAAATATAAAGCGATAGATATTTTTCGTAGGCTTGAAAAACAACAAGCACGAGAAAAGGGAGACGAGGAGCTTTCACGAAAGCCTGATATAAAAGAGACAGAGCAGGAATTTCTAAAAAAGGAGCAACGAAATGATTTATTATTCGCAATTAGCTGCTTAGAAAGTGTTGATCGAGATATTTTTATGATGAAGTATTTTTTACAGCTAACTAATACTGAGATAGCAGAGACACTTCATTTATCAAAGGCAGCTGTAGAAAACCGGCTATACCGAGGGAAGAAAAAGCTAGCTACATCAATAAAGCTAAGGGAGGTATTCATATGA